CGGGCGAAAGCGGGCACCGGCCAACGCCCTCTCGATATCAGCGCGCAGCTCTGGAGCAGCCCGATCGATGCGCGGGTGGCTCGAGTGCGCGCGCGGTTTGAGCTGGCCGGCGAGCTGCCGCATCTCGGTCAAGAGCGCGACGACCACCTCCGGATCCGGCACCTCCTGGGCCATCTGCTCATTCAGGGCGTGGATACGCACGGCCAGATTGCCCATGGCGCCGCGGATCTCGCCCTCGCTGATGTAGTGGAAATCCGGCGGATAGGTCAGGTCACGGATTCCAGCTGCGGTGCAGGCAAGCAGAACCGCCGCCGCCCCGGCCGCCATCCATCGAATCAAGCGCTGACTCACGTCTTGCTCCTCGCGTCCCACTGAGCGGGTGTCAGTGTGCGCAGTGAAAGGGCATGGATCCACTCGTTCATCTCAGTCGCCACAGCGTCGAAGACCTTCCGCTGGGCCTGTACTCGCGTCTGGCCTTCGAAACGTTCCGAGACTACGAACGCGCGGAAGTGGCCGCCGCCTTCGCGGGCGCCGGCGTGCCCGGCGTGGAGGTGGCTCTCGTCTACTACTTCGACATGAACCGCATCCAGTCGCTCTCGAAGCGCCGCTTCGAGTTTTTCGCTTCGCTCGCTCATCGGCCTAGAGATCCTTCGGCAGGCCGAGGATACGCTCGGCGATGATGTTGCGTTGGATGTTGGGCGTACCGCCGCCGATCACGACCTCCGGCCAGGAGAGCGCCATGCGCTGCCACTTCCCGTCCGCAGGAACCTCATCGGCGCCCTTCGCCAGGGGCCCGCGGCTGCCCTGGATCTCCAGAGCAAGCTCACCGATCTCGACTTCGAGTTCGGCCCGATGGAGCTTGTTCACCGAGGTCTCGCTGCCGAGCTTCTCTCCTCGAAGTTGTGCTGTGAGGTAACGCATGCCGTTCAGGCGCATGGCTTCGATGCGCGCATCCGCCCGGGCGATGCGTCCGCGAATGCCCGGATCCTCCGCAGCGGAGCGTCCGTTCTTCTTGCAGCTGCGTGCCAGGTCTTTCAGCTCTGCGAGGCTGCGCTGCAGGCCTTGCACCTCCGCGATACTCGATCGCTCGTGAGCCAACGCAGAAACGGTGACCTTCCATCCCTGCCCTTCTTCGCCGAGCCTGTTCTCCACAGGCACTCTCACGTCGTCGAAGAACACCTCGGCGAAGACCGCACCGCCGGACATGTTCTTGATCGGGCGGACGGTGATGCCTTCGCTATCCATCGGTACGAGCAGGCAGGTGATACCGTCGTGCTTCGAGCCGTCACCGCTGGTTCGCACGAGCAGAATGATCCACTGGGACCACATCGCGATCGAGGTCCAGATCTTCTGACCGTTCACGATGTACGTGTCGCCGTCGCGGACGCATTTGCATTTCAGCGAAGCGAGGTCACTGCCTGAATCGGGCTCGGAGTAGCCGGTGCACCACTGGACCTTGCCGTCCAGGATGTCCGGGATGAAGGTCTGCTTCTGCTCGTCGGTGCCGTACTCGGTCAGAGCCGGGCCCACCCACGCCAGGCCCATGAAGCAGGAGCCGAGGGCCGGGGCGCGCGCCTTCGCCATCTCGTCCTTCAGGATGACCTGCTGAGCAATCCCACCACCGCCTCCGCCGACTTCCTCGGGCCAGGAGAATCCGACCCAACGCTTCTCGCGCACGGCTTTCTGCCAGGCTTGGATCTCCTCGGCTGTGCCGCTCTTGGGGATGTGGGCCTGGATGAAGGCTTGCACCTCGGCCCGAAAGGCTTCTTCTTCGGGTGTGAAATCGAAATCCATCACAGGCCTCCCAGCGCGGCGACACGCTCGTAGTGGTGATCCGCGTCGCCGAAGAACGGGCGCACCCACTTGGCGCGCTTCAGGAAGAGGTGGGCGTCGTATTCCCACGTATAACCGATGCCACCGTGTAGCTGGACCGTATCGATGCCAATGCGGGGAATGGCCTCGCTGGCATAGGCCTTGGCCCGGGAGGCGGCGAGGGAGCGATCCGCGTGCCCTTCGTCGATGCACCAGGCGGCGTAGTAGGTGAGCGACTTGAAGGATTCGACGTCGACGTACATCTCTGCCAGCGGATGCTTCACACCTTGGAAGGTTCCGATCGCGCGCCCGAATTGGATGCGCTCCTTGGCGTAGGCGGTGGTGAGCGCCAGGGCGGCTTCGGCGGCGCCGATCGCCTCGGCGGCAATCGCGGTGGCGCCGACGTCGAAGAGCATCCCGACGGCCGCAGAGTCTCCGCCTTCGAGGATCGCCTCGGCCGCGACCTCGACATTCTCGAGGCGCAAGCGGCCGAGTCGTTTCGTCAGGTCGATGCCCGGCCAATCCTCGGCGGAGACTCCGTCCTGTGCTTTTTCGACGACGGCGAGGGCCAGTTCGCCCTCACGGCGAAACGCCACCACGAAGATGTCCGCTGCGGCGGCGTTCTGGACGAAGAGCTTCTCGCCCGAGAGGACCACGCCCTCGCCGCTCCGCTGCGCCGAGAGTTGGATCCCGGCTTCACCGGGCGTGTCCTCCTCTTCGGCGAGCGCGACCGTGCCGATGACACTTCCGTCAGCCAGGCCGGGAAGAAAACGGGCACGCTGGGTTTCGCTACCCGTCCTCACGATCGCGTCCGCAGCC
The nucleotide sequence above comes from bacterium. Encoded proteins:
- a CDS encoding BolA family transcriptional regulator; amino-acid sequence: MSERSEKLEAALRERLDAVHVEVVDESHLHAGHAGAREGGGHFRAFVVSERFEGQTRVQAQRKVFDAVATEMNEWIHALSLRTLTPAQWDARSKT
- a CDS encoding acyl-CoA/acyl-ACP dehydrogenase; its protein translation is MNFGFTDEQEFLRSEVRKLLDEKAPLDDVRRVSEAESGPGYDTDLWKEIAELGWTGLVIPEAHGGAGLGWVDLVVVLEETGRSLFPAPLVATTLAADAIVRTGSETQRARFLPGLADGSVIGTVALAEEEDTPGEAGIQLSAQRSGEGVVLSGEKLFVQNAAAADIFVVAFRREGELALAVVEKAQDGVSAEDWPGIDLTKRLGRLRLENVEVAAEAILEGGDSAAVGMLFDVGATAIAAEAIGAAEAALALTTAYAKERIQFGRAIGTFQGVKHPLAEMYVDVESFKSLTYYAAWCIDEGHADRSLAASRAKAYASEAIPRIGIDTVQLHGGIGYTWEYDAHLFLKRAKWVRPFFGDADHHYERVAALGGL